A stretch of Ranitomeya variabilis isolate aRanVar5 chromosome 3, aRanVar5.hap1, whole genome shotgun sequence DNA encodes these proteins:
- the SOX13 gene encoding transcription factor SOX-13 isoform X4 → MTRAALIPGTAADGRLTDACLNGFFCSAGCIEMLFFKPTTEKEASHVSDYRNIVSVSNGRQESPEVSKTMNDAMPALEKLLSSDWKNTLLGNGTLDGKDVKGTQESLAEKELQLLLMIRQLSGLRDQLLNAHSEHRNMAAMLLEKQQQQMELARQQQEQIAKQQQQLIQQQHKINLLQQQIQQVNMPYVMIPAFPPAQAVPADPQISPLLQPIPCKPVEYPMQLLHNPTPPRASTTGKQEPSQPLNLTAKPKASEQSPSSSNSPTLKMSPATSNGYGTTRENSSSPTRSNLPLGFLGEGDAITKAIQEARQLLHGQNKTPEQRDGHSVKELFESMPQREFQEDPSLQESEESLLRCSMDIDECVLGSRHFSESRGSHIKRPMNAFMVWAKDERRKILQAFPDMHNSSISKILGSRWKSMSNSEKQPYYEEQARLSRQHLEKYPDYKYKPRPKRTCIVEGKRLRVGEYKALMKNRRQDSRHGYVLPSQGSMTSPPSPSGFQPQSLPGLSHLPTSDMYPPQDGNMPVILNSRSLQNQDPRASMPRMRELCSDSEDSIKSEGELVVITD, encoded by the exons GAAGCCTCGCATGTCTCTGATTATCGGAATATTGTATCTGTATCTAACGGACGGCAAGAAAGTCCTGAAGTGAGCAAAACCATGAATGATG CAATGCCAGCCCTAGAAAAACTACTCAGTAGTGACTGGAAAAACACACTATTGGGAAATGGAACCCTGGACGGTAAAGATGTGAAAG GTACTCAGGAGAGCTTGGCGGAGAAAGAACTGCAGTTGTTGCTGATGATCCGTCAGCTTTCAGGACTGAGGGACCAGCTGCTTAATGCACACTCTGAACATCGGAACATGGCAGCTATGTTGTTAGAgaaacagcagcagcaaatggagcttGCAAGGCAACAACAGGAGCAG ATCGcgaaacagcagcagcagctcatccagcAGCAGCACAAAATTAACCTGCTACAGCAGCAGATCCAG CAAGTAAACATGCCATATGTCATGATTCCAGCATTCCCCCCTGCTCAGGCGGTGCCTGCTGATCCCCAGATTTCACCTCTTCTGCAACCAATTCCTTGTAAGCCTG TTGAATATCCAATGCAGCTGCTACATAATCCTACACCACCAAGAGCCTCTACTACTGGAAAACAG GAACCATCTCAGCCTTTGAATCTGACAGCCAAACCCAAAGCTTCTGAGCAGTCTCCCTCATCAAGTAACTCTCCTACTCTGAAAATGTCACCAGCAACAAGTAATGGTTATGGAACTACCAGAGAGAATTCATCCAGCCCTACGAGATCCAATCTACCGCTTG GTTTCTTGGGTGAAGGAGATGCCATTACTAAAGCAATACAAGAAGCACGGCAGCTTCTTCATGGGCAGAACAAAACACCAGAGCAGCGTGATGGTCACAGTGTTAAG GAATTGTTTGAATCAATGCCTCAAAGGGAATTTCAGGAGGACCCTTCCCTGCAAGAAAGTGAAGAATCTTTACTGCGATGCAGCATGGATATTGATG AATGTGTTCTAGGATCTCGACACTTCTCTGAGAGTCGTGGCAGCCACATAAAAAGGCCAATGAACGCTTTTATGGTATGGGCAAAGGATGAACGAAGAAAGATCCTGCAAGCCTTCCCAGATATGCACAATTCCAGCATCAGCAAAATTCTTG gctCTCGCTGGAAATCTATGAGTAATTCTGAGAAGCAACCATACTATGAAGAACAGGCACGGCTGAGCCGACAGCACTTGGAGAAGTATCCAGACTACAAATATAAGCCACGACCCAAACGTACTTGTATTGTAGAGGGAAAGAGACTGAGAGTAGGAGAATACAAAGCTCTAATGAAGAACAGAAGACAAGACTCGCGGCATGGATACGTTCTCCC ATCCCAAGGGTCCATGACAAGTCCTCCATCACCATCTGGTTTCCAACCCCAATCTCTGCCAGGACTGTCTCACCTGCCCACTTCTGATATGTACCCGCCCCAGGATGGCAACATGCCAGTAATCCTCAACAGCAGGAGTCTTCAGAATCAGGATCCGAGAGCGTCTATGCCACGTATGCGTGAACTGTGCAGCGACTCTGAAGACTCGATCAAGAGTGAAGGAGAGCTTGTAGTGATAACGGATTAG
- the SOX13 gene encoding transcription factor SOX-13 isoform X6: MLFFKPTTEKEASHVSDYRNIVSVSNGRQESPEVSKTMNDAMPALEKLLSSDWKNTLLGNGTLDGKDVKGTQESLAEKELQLLLMIRQLSGLRDQLLNAHSEHRNMAAMLLEKQQQQMELARQQQEQIAKQQQQLIQQQHKINLLQQQIQQVNMPYVMIPAFPPAQAVPADPQISPLLQPIPCKPVEYPMQLLHNPTPPRASTTGKQEPSQPLNLTAKPKASEQSPSSSNSPTLKMSPATSNGYGTTRENSSSPTRSNLPLGFLGEGDAITKAIQEARQLLHGQNKTPEQRDGHSVKELFESMPQREFQEDPSLQESEESLLRCSMDIDECVLGSRHFSESRGSHIKRPMNAFMVWAKDERRKILQAFPDMHNSSISKILGSRWKSMSNSEKQPYYEEQARLSRQHLEKYPDYKYKPRPKRTCIVEGKRLRVGEYKALMKNRRQDSRHGYVLPSQGSMTSPPSPSGFQPQSLPGLSHLPTSDMYPPQDGNMPVILNSRSLQNQDPRASMPRMRELCSDSEDSIKSEGELVVITD; this comes from the exons GAAGCCTCGCATGTCTCTGATTATCGGAATATTGTATCTGTATCTAACGGACGGCAAGAAAGTCCTGAAGTGAGCAAAACCATGAATGATG CAATGCCAGCCCTAGAAAAACTACTCAGTAGTGACTGGAAAAACACACTATTGGGAAATGGAACCCTGGACGGTAAAGATGTGAAAG GTACTCAGGAGAGCTTGGCGGAGAAAGAACTGCAGTTGTTGCTGATGATCCGTCAGCTTTCAGGACTGAGGGACCAGCTGCTTAATGCACACTCTGAACATCGGAACATGGCAGCTATGTTGTTAGAgaaacagcagcagcaaatggagcttGCAAGGCAACAACAGGAGCAG ATCGcgaaacagcagcagcagctcatccagcAGCAGCACAAAATTAACCTGCTACAGCAGCAGATCCAG CAAGTAAACATGCCATATGTCATGATTCCAGCATTCCCCCCTGCTCAGGCGGTGCCTGCTGATCCCCAGATTTCACCTCTTCTGCAACCAATTCCTTGTAAGCCTG TTGAATATCCAATGCAGCTGCTACATAATCCTACACCACCAAGAGCCTCTACTACTGGAAAACAG GAACCATCTCAGCCTTTGAATCTGACAGCCAAACCCAAAGCTTCTGAGCAGTCTCCCTCATCAAGTAACTCTCCTACTCTGAAAATGTCACCAGCAACAAGTAATGGTTATGGAACTACCAGAGAGAATTCATCCAGCCCTACGAGATCCAATCTACCGCTTG GTTTCTTGGGTGAAGGAGATGCCATTACTAAAGCAATACAAGAAGCACGGCAGCTTCTTCATGGGCAGAACAAAACACCAGAGCAGCGTGATGGTCACAGTGTTAAG GAATTGTTTGAATCAATGCCTCAAAGGGAATTTCAGGAGGACCCTTCCCTGCAAGAAAGTGAAGAATCTTTACTGCGATGCAGCATGGATATTGATG AATGTGTTCTAGGATCTCGACACTTCTCTGAGAGTCGTGGCAGCCACATAAAAAGGCCAATGAACGCTTTTATGGTATGGGCAAAGGATGAACGAAGAAAGATCCTGCAAGCCTTCCCAGATATGCACAATTCCAGCATCAGCAAAATTCTTG gctCTCGCTGGAAATCTATGAGTAATTCTGAGAAGCAACCATACTATGAAGAACAGGCACGGCTGAGCCGACAGCACTTGGAGAAGTATCCAGACTACAAATATAAGCCACGACCCAAACGTACTTGTATTGTAGAGGGAAAGAGACTGAGAGTAGGAGAATACAAAGCTCTAATGAAGAACAGAAGACAAGACTCGCGGCATGGATACGTTCTCCC ATCCCAAGGGTCCATGACAAGTCCTCCATCACCATCTGGTTTCCAACCCCAATCTCTGCCAGGACTGTCTCACCTGCCCACTTCTGATATGTACCCGCCCCAGGATGGCAACATGCCAGTAATCCTCAACAGCAGGAGTCTTCAGAATCAGGATCCGAGAGCGTCTATGCCACGTATGCGTGAACTGTGCAGCGACTCTGAAGACTCGATCAAGAGTGAAGGAGAGCTTGTAGTGATAACGGATTAG